One genomic segment of Brassica napus cultivar Da-Ae chromosome A3, Da-Ae, whole genome shotgun sequence includes these proteins:
- the LOC106438775 gene encoding monocopper oxidase-like protein SKU5 codes for MDVLKILLLMFFVNSRFCSAADPYSFYNFEVSYITASPLGVPQQVIAINGKFPGPTINVTTNENLVVNVRNKLDEGLLLHWSGIQQRRVSWQDGLAGTNCPIPPKWNWTYEFQVKDQIGSFFYFPSLHFQRASGGFGSFVVNPRSVIPVPFSTPDGDITITIGDWYTRNHTALRKALDDGKDLGMPDGVLINGKGPYQYNKTLVPDGIDFETITVHPGRTYRLRVSNVGISTSLNFRIQGHNLVLAESEGSYTVQQNYTSLDIHVGQSYSFLVTMDQNASSDYYIVASARIVNETIWRRVTGVGILHYTNSKGKATGHLPPGPQDEFDKTFSMNQARSIRWNVSASGARPNPQGSFKYGSINVTEVYVLRNMPPVKINGKRRTTLSGISFVNPSTPIRLADKHKVKGVYKLDFPKRPLTGPPRRETSIINGTYRGFMEVILQNNDTKMQSYHMSGYAFFAVGMDYGEWTENSRGTYNKWDGIARSTIQVYPGAWSAILISLDNPGAWNLRTENLDSWYLGQETYVRVVNPDENNKTEFGAPANVLYCGALSKLQKPQKISSSATRSIEFTKVSMVVMALVMMLLL; via the exons ATGGATGTGCTCAAGATCCTGCTTCTTATGTTCTTTGTGAACTCAAGATTCTGCTCTGCTGCAGATCCATATTCTTTCTATAACTTCGAAGTTTCTTACATTACCGCTTCTCCACTTGGTGTTCCTCAACAG GTCATTGCTATAAATGGAAAGTTTCCTGGTCCTACAATCAATGTCACGACCAATGAAAACCTGGTCGTGAATGTGAGAAACAAATTAGACGAGGGGCTTCTTCTTCACTG GTCTGGAATCCAACAGAGACGTGTCTCCTGGCAAGATGGACTAGCAGGAACCAACTGTCCAATCCCACCAAAGTGGAACTGGACTTATGAGTTCCAAGTTAAAGACCAGATTGGTAGTTTCTTCTACTTCCCATCTCTCCATTTCCAAAGAGCTTCCGGTGGTTTTGGCTCCTTCGTTGTCAACCCTAGATCCGTTATTCCAGTCCCTTTCTCCACTCCAGACGGCGATATCACCATTACCATTGGTGATTGGTACACAAGAAACCACACG GCTTTGAGGAAGGCTTTAGATGATGGTAAAGATCTTGGAATGCCTGATGGAGTTCTCATTAACGGCAAAGGACCTTACCAATACAATAAGACTCTTGTTCCCGATGGAATCGATTTCGAAACCATCACAGTCCATCCTG GAAGGACTTACAGACTTCGAGTGTCCAATGTTGGAATCTCAACAAGTTTAAACTTTAGGATCCAAGGTCATAACTTAGTTCTTGCGGAATCAGAAGGATCCTACACAGTTCAACAAAACTACACAAGCTTGGATATTCATGTTGGACAATCTTACTCCTTCCTGGTTACTATGGACCAAAACGCAAGCTCTGATTACTACATTGTCGCAAGTGCTCGGATTGTTAATGAAACCATATGGAGAAGAGTCACTGGAGTTGGAATCTTACACTATACCAACTCTAAAGGCAAAGCAACAGGTCACTTACCACCTGGACCACAAGACGAATTCGACAAAACTTTCTCCATGAATCAAGCAAGATCCATCAGATGGAATGTTTCAGCAAGTGGAGCACGTCCTAACCCACAGGGCTCGTTTAAGTACGGTTCAATCAATGTAACCGAAGTCTACGTTCTGAGGAACATGCCTCCTGTGAAGATCAATGGGAAAAGAAGGACAACGCTTAGTGGCATATCGTTTGTGAACCCTTCTACGCCTATTAGACTAGCTGATAAGCATAAGGTGAAAGGAGTTTATAAGCTTGATTTCCCTAAGAGACCATTAACTGGTCCACCTAGAAGAGAGACTTCCATTATCAATGGCACTTACCGCGGTTTCATGGAAGTCATTCTTCAGAACAATGACACTAAGATGCAAAGCTATCACATGAGTGGCTACGCCTTCTTTGCTGTCGG AATGGACTATGGAGAGTGGACAGAGAACAGTAGAGGAACTTACAACAAATGGGACGGTATTGCCCGCTCAACTATTCAG gtGTATCCAGGGGCGTGGTCAGCGATCTTGATATCTTTGGACAATCCTGGAGCTTGGAATCTAAGAACAGAGAATCTTGATTCTTGGTATCTTGGACAAGAAACATATGTTAGAGTTGTTAATCCAGATGAAAACAACAAAACCGAGTTCGGGGCGCCTGCTAATGTCCTTTACTGTGGTGCTCTCAGCAAGTTACAAAA GCCACAAAAGATATCATCATCGGCGACAAGGAGCATTGAATTCACGAAGGTTTCAATGGTAGTGATGGCTTTGGTGATGATGCTTCTGCTTTGA